One stretch of Methanobacterium aggregans DNA includes these proteins:
- a CDS encoding YhgE/Pip domain-containing protein, which translates to MIKGAREIFKSDIRAIIRSPVVMFVLAVIILIPSLYAVFNIQATLDPYAHTSDIKVAVVNEDMGSKFNGTQYNMGNEFVDELKNNTNFDWQFVDRKTALDGLKTGKYYAVLIVPGNFTESLLSIKTSDPHEAHMEYIVNDKLNPVAPRITNAGVDAVQAKINDEVVKTVDGIIFGKLSDVGELAKANKAQFLKTKSMVNELNGNLGEIDSSLGQANSDMTTVNSVWSKVSADLPQIKSNADYAKAKSDALAGYIGNDPGKALATVQDMELKVTNLITGLKYMNAILTSLYNATGDPQLKAIITQVNGDIDEANQAFTILKAAEADLKSTGTTTRLSQLKTSIDQMDSAVNTLYNNQGKINSAISQASSKLGLANSQWPTFKSAIQEAAAKLNSVSEADLDSLISLSDVNQTGVKSYFESPVDLEKEHIYPVKNYGSALAPFYIPISLWIGGIISVAMLRMRVRSKKKYHSTSVYMGRMGIFLIIAILQALVVVVGTLFLNVQISSTLLFILTTLYISLCSMIIIYSMTSAVGNAGKALAIIILVFQITGTAGIFPLELLPSFFQAIHPYLPLTYAVGALREVVAGVLWSSFWYNIILLTVFPVGAFILTILIKEKMDKRAQWMEEKLEESGLF; encoded by the coding sequence ATGATAAAAGGAGCAAGAGAAATCTTTAAAAGTGACATCAGGGCAATTATAAGGAGCCCTGTTGTCATGTTCGTTTTGGCAGTGATCATTTTGATACCTTCACTCTACGCTGTGTTCAACATCCAGGCAACACTGGATCCCTACGCCCACACATCTGATATCAAGGTTGCAGTTGTAAACGAGGATATGGGTTCTAAGTTCAATGGAACACAGTACAACATGGGAAACGAGTTTGTTGATGAGTTGAAAAACAACACCAACTTTGACTGGCAGTTCGTTGATAGGAAGACTGCCCTGGATGGACTTAAAACTGGAAAGTACTATGCAGTCCTAATAGTTCCAGGCAACTTCACAGAGAGTTTGTTATCCATCAAAACATCGGACCCACACGAGGCCCATATGGAGTACATAGTCAATGATAAGCTGAATCCTGTGGCTCCCAGGATCACCAATGCAGGTGTGGATGCTGTGCAGGCCAAGATCAACGATGAAGTTGTTAAAACAGTTGATGGAATCATATTTGGTAAACTCAGCGACGTGGGAGAGCTTGCTAAAGCAAACAAGGCACAGTTCCTTAAAACCAAGTCAATGGTGAATGAGCTGAATGGAAACCTTGGAGAGATCGATTCCTCACTGGGCCAGGCAAATTCTGATATGACAACTGTGAACAGTGTATGGTCGAAGGTCAGTGCAGATCTGCCACAGATAAAGAGCAATGCTGATTATGCTAAAGCGAAGTCAGATGCACTGGCGGGTTACATTGGAAATGACCCTGGAAAGGCTTTGGCCACAGTTCAGGACATGGAACTGAAGGTCACAAACCTCATCACAGGTTTAAAATATATGAACGCCATCTTAACCAGTTTGTACAATGCAACGGGAGATCCTCAGTTAAAAGCAATTATCACTCAGGTTAATGGGGATATTGATGAGGCAAATCAGGCTTTTACCATTTTAAAAGCTGCAGAGGCAGATCTCAAGAGTACAGGTACAACTACCAGATTGTCCCAGTTAAAAACTTCAATTGATCAGATGGACAGTGCTGTTAACACCCTCTACAACAATCAGGGAAAAATAAACTCTGCAATCAGTCAAGCATCATCAAAACTGGGTCTTGCCAACTCACAATGGCCCACATTCAAAAGTGCCATCCAGGAGGCTGCAGCCAAACTCAACTCCGTGAGTGAGGCGGATCTGGACAGTCTGATCTCACTTTCTGATGTGAATCAGACTGGAGTGAAAAGCTACTTTGAAAGCCCTGTTGATCTGGAAAAGGAACATATTTATCCTGTAAAAAATTATGGGTCTGCCCTTGCCCCATTTTACATACCCATATCCCTGTGGATAGGTGGAATAATATCAGTTGCCATGCTAAGGATGAGGGTGAGATCAAAGAAGAAATATCATAGTACCAGTGTTTACATGGGAAGAATGGGAATATTCCTAATAATAGCTATATTACAGGCCCTGGTAGTTGTGGTGGGAACGTTGTTCCTCAATGTTCAGATTTCATCCACACTGCTCTTCATACTGACCACACTGTACATCAGTCTGTGCTCCATGATAATCATCTACTCAATGACGTCTGCAGTTGGAAATGCTGGAAAGGCCCTTGCAATCATAATACTGGTCTTCCAGATCACAGGAACTGCAGGAATCTTCCCGTTAGAGCTTTTACCCTCATTTTTCCAGGCAATACATCCATACTTGCCGTTGACCTATGCAGTTGGGGCCCTTCGTGAAGTGGTTGCAGGGGTTTTATGGAGCAGTTTCTGGTACAACATAATACTCTTAACTGTGTTCCCGGTGGGGGCATTTATCCTGACCATTCTCATCAAGGAAAAAATGGATAAACGTGCACAGTGGATGGAAGAAAAGCTGGAAGAGAGTGGATTATTCTAA
- a CDS encoding CRISPR-associated protein Cas4 gives MKYGKPSFDQSKLNISSDKNYFPISWLNTQGFCEYCIKLEYHDEIKVGPTKAMLKGTSEHSALEAKFLEEAEETTFEEMMESSKTAEMLSREMWVESAKYGIRGYIDEIWMTPEEFVIIDDKPGQRAYSSTINQVYGYCLAFKDLINDERRIVASLRERGTDNIFWAAPFDTRVENATIELVNRVHRLLEGEEEFIPTKNPNKCRSCRFNIHCDVKCQF, from the coding sequence ATGAAATACGGAAAACCATCTTTTGACCAGTCAAAGCTTAATATAAGCTCAGATAAAAATTACTTTCCCATAAGCTGGCTCAACACCCAGGGCTTCTGTGAGTACTGTATAAAATTAGAATACCACGATGAGATCAAGGTTGGTCCAACCAAGGCCATGTTGAAGGGAACCAGTGAACACTCAGCACTTGAAGCAAAGTTTTTAGAGGAAGCTGAGGAAACAACCTTTGAAGAGATGATGGAATCATCAAAAACCGCTGAAATGCTCTCAAGGGAGATGTGGGTTGAATCAGCCAAGTACGGTATCAGGGGTTATATAGACGAGATCTGGATGACTCCCGAGGAATTCGTTATAATAGATGATAAACCTGGTCAAAGAGCTTATTCTTCAACAATCAATCAGGTATACGGTTACTGTTTGGCATTTAAAGACTTAATTAATGATGAAAGAAGAATAGTGGCCTCTCTCAGGGAGAGGGGTACCGACAACATATTCTGGGCAGCACCATTCGATACACGGGTTGAGAATGCAACCATTGAACTTGTAAACAGGGTTCACAGGCTTTTGGAGGGTGAAGAAGAGTTCATACCAACGAAAAACCCAAATAAATGCAGAAGCTGCAGGTTCAACATCCACTGTGATGTGAAATGCCAGTTCTGA
- a CDS encoding ATP-grasp domain-containing protein encodes MEKVLVVGSNTRPVASSLKKLGYTVYAVDYFYTEDLAECSDYRRSVLSPEPYSSSGNFAHDFQPSLLLDAARDFVDEVDFIICTSGASPENFPKDRVIGNKHISCFEDKYKLYKKLNGEFKLPETYFISDIHDALEIGHQYPEKRFLLKPISGSGGVGILNLEDADETCDITSSVLQEIVEGESVSASVMAGADGAQTILTSQQIIGDEGLGQMEPYGYCGNMAPHSLPLEISRIAEEVVEALKLTGSNGVDMIRSHDETHIIEVNPRFQGTFECAEACLGVNMAEAHMKICMGDNFSIPKPTKFAVKKIIFAKERSLTEKMDFPGVYDKPPVKTVIEMGEPIATVVSSDKILENALFSADESVKNVYSALTLFPSGS; translated from the coding sequence ATGGAAAAAGTGCTTGTTGTGGGTTCGAATACCAGACCTGTGGCATCTTCTTTAAAAAAATTGGGCTACACAGTTTACGCTGTTGATTATTTTTACACCGAGGACCTTGCAGAATGTTCAGATTACAGAAGATCTGTTTTATCCCCAGAACCCTACAGTTCCTCTGGAAACTTCGCCCATGACTTTCAACCATCTCTACTTCTAGATGCTGCAAGGGACTTTGTGGATGAAGTGGATTTTATTATCTGCACATCTGGTGCATCACCTGAAAACTTTCCAAAGGATAGGGTGATTGGAAATAAACATATTTCCTGCTTTGAAGATAAGTACAAACTCTACAAAAAACTTAATGGAGAGTTCAAACTTCCTGAAACTTATTTTATATCTGATATCCATGATGCACTTGAAATTGGGCATCAGTATCCTGAAAAAAGATTCTTACTGAAACCAATATCTGGATCCGGAGGTGTTGGTATTCTTAACCTTGAGGATGCAGATGAAACCTGTGATATTACCAGTTCTGTGCTTCAGGAAATTGTTGAGGGTGAGTCTGTAAGTGCATCTGTAATGGCAGGTGCAGATGGGGCCCAGACAATTTTGACAAGCCAGCAGATAATTGGTGATGAAGGACTCGGACAGATGGAACCCTACGGTTACTGTGGGAACATGGCTCCACATTCACTCCCCCTGGAAATAAGTAGAATTGCAGAGGAAGTTGTGGAAGCACTGAAACTCACAGGTTCAAACGGTGTGGATATGATAAGGAGCCATGATGAAACTCACATCATAGAAGTTAACCCACGTTTTCAGGGAACATTTGAATGTGCTGAAGCATGTCTTGGGGTCAACATGGCAGAAGCCCACATGAAGATATGTATGGGTGACAACTTTTCCATTCCAAAACCCACGAAGTTTGCTGTTAAAAAAATCATCTTTGCAAAGGAACGTTCCCTCACAGAAAAAATGGATTTTCCAGGTGTTTACGACAAACCCCCAGTTAAAACCGTGATTGAAATGGGTGAACCAATTGCAACGGTTGTTTCATCTGATAAAATCCTTGAAAACGCCCTATTTTCTGCAGATGAGTCTGTTAAGAATGTTTACTCTGCCCTCACGCTATTTCCTTCAGGATCTTAA
- a CDS encoding TRAM domain-containing protein, which translates to MFGNSYGNDRGNSAPINEGEEYDVKIEDLGRDGDGITRIEGFVIFVSGAKVGDEVKIRITSTRRNFAFAEVVE; encoded by the coding sequence TTGTTCGGAAATAGCTACGGTAATGATAGAGGAAATTCCGCTCCTATTAATGAAGGGGAAGAATACGATGTTAAAATTGAAGATTTAGGTAGAGACGGAGACGGAATTACCCGTATAGAAGGTTTTGTGATTTTTGTTTCAGGCGCTAAAGTTGGCGATGAAGTTAAAATTAGGATCACTTCTACAAGAAGGAATTTCGCCTTTGCTGAAGTAGTAGAATAA